DNA from Thermomicrobium roseum DSM 5159:
TCGGGAGGGAACTCCGCCCAGCTCGTTTGTTGCGCGATGGCCTGGCAGCGCTCCGCGAGCTGGCAAGCTGACCGCTGCGCGGTGCATGGTAGGCTTGGGCACGGAGTCGTCGCTCGTCGGCGGGTGTGACGTGCCGTGACCCTGTATCTCGCGCTCGATGTCTTGCTGCTCGTGTTACTCGCGCTCTTCGTCCCAGTCGGCTTCTGGCGTGGGGCGGCGCGGGAACTCGTGGTGACATTGGGAATTTTGCTCGGCTTCGCGCTGGGCGAGTTCTGGGCGCAGCCGTGGGGCCTGGATCTTGCTGAGCGCACGGGACTGGGCGAGGGAGCAGCGAGCTTTTTGGCTGCGGTCCTGGCGCTCGTCGCCTGCACCTTCCTCATCGGTTACGGGGTGAGCTCGGTGATCTTGACGCCGCAGCCGGGAATGCTCGGGCGTTTGCTCGGTGCTGTCATCGCGCTGGCCAACGGGATGCTCGTGCTCGGGTTCGCGCTGCGGGCGATCCGGCTGTATCTGCTGGGCGGTGCACCGTCGGGACTGTTCGAGCAGGCGATCGTGGCGCGCCTCTTGAGCGAGAGCATGCCGTGGGTGTTGCTGGCTGGTGCGCTCCTCGGGCTACCGCTCATCGTGCTCGCGGCCGTGCTCGGCGCTCGCGCAGTCGAAGAAGAGGTCGAGCCGGTCCGCCGCGAGCAGGATTTTGCGCTCCAGCACACGCCGACTCGCCCCCTGCCGCCGCGTCTTCCCTTCGTCCGGCACCAGTCGGAGGTGGCGTACAAGACGGAGCCAGCCCGTCCGGCGGAGGAACCGACGCGGCCGCTGCGTGCTGCGCCTGCGGCGCCGGAGAGCGGTGGAAGCAGGCGCGATGACATCGCCGAGCAGGAGACAGCGGTGCTCGCACGACCAGCGGCCGAGACCGCACCCCGCCCGGTGGACAATCGCTGCCCGTATTGCCATGCCGACATCAGCGATGCGAAAGTCTTCTGCCCGCGCTGCGGCCGAGTGCTCTGAATGAGGCTCGTCTCAGTCCGCATCGCTGCTCTTTGGCACGGCGTGTGACCAGCTGGCGAAGCGAGCGAGCAGTGGTACGGGGAAGGCGTTCCCTCCCGATCGCCACCGTGCGCCAACGTGTGCTCCAGTCATGAGACGAGCGCGGGTGGGGAGAACAGCTCGCCGGCTGCCAGCGTAGGCTGGCGAGCCTCGAACGCGTTACAATCCGGCCCGAGAAGAAAGGGGCAGGGTATGGGATTCATCGGAATGCAGCCAGAGCCGCTGACGCCCCGTGGGCGAGCGATCGTGCTCACGGCGGTAATCCTGGCGCTCCTCTTCATCGTCGTGTGGGGTGCGGGGATCGTCCTCATGCTCCACAATCCCGGGCAGGGGACGGTCTGTCTCAGCGGGCGGTGCTGGTAGACGCGTTCACTGCCAGTGCGGGCGTTCGCCACGGCGTTTCTGCATGAGGACGCCGTGGCGATTGCGTCCGTAGTAGTGGCGGACCTCGGCGATCGGCACGTAGCCGAAGCGACGGTAGAGCGCCTGGGCTGGCCCGTTCTTGTCCTCGACCATCAAGGTGTAGAGATCAGCCGCAAGTTCCTGCTCCAGCGCGGCGAGCAGGAGCGCACCGATCCCGCGCCGTCGCCAAGCTGGTGCCACGCAGAGGTTGAGGACACGCGCATGGCGGCCGCGCTGGTCTCCCACCACGCACCCGACGATCTCGTCCGCGATCCGTGCGACCAGCACCCGAACACCAGGCCAGAGCCAGAGAACGACGAGGGCCCACAGGCTGTACGCCTGGCGCAGCTCGAAGCAGGCACGCTGGAGCTGGGCGAGTTGGGGAAGGTCACGGAAGCTCGCTGGTTGGACCCAGAGCTCCTGGCCCGCGATCCGTTCGATAGTCACCAGGCGAACCGTTTGCCCGGCCACCGCTCCTCCCCCCGAGGCCACCATGATACCGTGCCGAGCGGGCACTGGTGCCGGCGTCGGACCTCTTCGCGTGGGGCGCACCCCCTCGTTCCGGGGAAGGTTACCGCTCCTGCCAGCCGGTGATCGAACGCGGGTGGCATCACACGCGTTCCTTCAGCTGGACCGGCGTTCAGCCTGGCTACTGCCGGGTTGGGCGATCACGATCTCGTAGCAGCCTTTGCCGCGCCGTTTGGCGGCATAGAGCGCCTGATCGGCACTGAGCAGCAGCGCGCCACTGTCGGGCATCGGACGGCCAGTGGCCACTGCTGCTCCGATCGAGAGACCCATGCGTATCTCTTGCTCGCCGCACCGGATGGGGGATGCGAGAGCAGCCAGCAAGCGTTCGGTAACGACCCGGACATCGTGCTCTCCCGTGACACCATCGAGGAGGACCGTGAACTCGTCGCCGGCGAAGCGGGCGACCGTGTCACCGGCGCGCACCTGCCGGCTCAACCGAGCGGCGGCCTCCTGCAGCACGACGTCCCCCACCGCGTGTCCCCAGGTATCGTTCACGCGCTTGAAGTCGTCCAGATCGAGAAAGAGGACGGCGATGCCTCCACCGTCCCGATCGGCGCGGGCCACGGCATGCTCCAGCCGGTCGAGGAACAGGAGTCGGTTGGGTAAGCCGGTCAAGGGATCGTGGAAAGCGCGGTGACGGAGTTCTTCCGACTCCTGCCAGCGTTCCAGCGCCAGCGCTGCGAGCTGCGTGGCGAGCTCGAGCAGCCGTTCCTCGTTCGGCTGCGGGCCGCGTGGCTCGCTGGCGTACAGAGCAACCGTTCCGAGCACGTTCCCGCTCGTACCGCGGATCGGCGTGGACCAGCAAGCCCGCAAGCCAGCTTCCAGCGCGGCCTCCCGATAGTCGGCCCAACGGGGATCGCTGGCGATATCCTCGACGAAAATCGGTCGATCGAGGTAGGCGGCGGTGCCGCAACTTCCGGCCTGGGGACCGATCGGGAGGCCGTCGATCGCAGCGAGGTACCGTGGAGGCAGGCTGGGTGCCGCGCCGTGATAGAGTCGGTCATCGGACCCGAGCAGGAGGACCGAGCAGCGGAGGCCCGGAGCCTGCTGCTCGACGAGGCGGCAGAGGAGTTCGAGTATCTCGCTCAGGGGAGCCGCTTCCGCGATGAGGCGCAGCAGGGTCGTCTGGGCGAAGAGCAGTGCCTCAGCGCGCTTGCGCTCGGTCACGTCGATCAAGAGTCCGTGCCAGAAGAGTGGCTTGCCCTCGGCATTCCGCACCATGACGGCGCGATTCTCCAGCCAAACCCAGCGACCATCCTTGCGCTGGAACCGGTACGTCGCCTCGAACGGTTCGCCGGTTTCGTCCGTCCGCACGGCTTCGGCGAAGACGCGCGGCTGGTCATCCGGGTGCATGCGGCTGAACCAGAGGCCGGGAGTTGCCAGGAACTCCTCGCGGCTGAACCCCGTTACCTCCTCGATCCGCTGACTGAGGAAAGTCACTGGGTAATGGAGCGAACCATCCGGCAGGACGACCGGCTCGGCTGACGTAACGAGCACCGCTGCTGGGATCTGCTCGACGAGTGTGCGGTAGCGTTCCTCGGCCTCGCGGAGCGCTTCCTCGGCCTGTTTCCGCTCGGTGACATCGAGCATGACGCCCTGCCAGTAAAGCGGTTTCCCCTGATCGTCGCGGACGAGGCGTGCGGTGCTCTCGATCCAGCGGACTTCACCGTCACGACGAAGGATCCGAAACTCGCTCCGGAATCGACCCGTCGCCCATGCCTCCCGCGTTTCCTGCCGGACGCGTGGATAATCTTCCGGATGGATCGCCTGGACCCAGAGCGTGCGATCCTGCTGGTGTTCCTCTGGCCGGTAGCCGGTGAGCTGCTCCACTTGCGGGCTGACATAGAGAAGCGGCCGAGCCAGTCGGCCGTCCGGGTAACGGACGGGCTGCGCACCCTCCAGATAGACGACAGCCGGCAACTGCTCGACCAGTGTCCGGTAGCGTTCCTCCGCCTCGCGGAGCGCTTGTTCAGCGCGCTTGCGCTCGGTGATGTCCATGAGGACGGCCTGGCGCGCTTGGATCGTTCCGTCCGGAGCACGGATCGGACGGAGTTCATGCCAGAGCCAGACGGTCCGACCGTCTTTGTGTAGGAACCGGTATTCGAGCTGGAGCGGTTCACCGGTCGCTTCGTGCTGCCAGAAGGCGTCCAGAACCCGCTCGCGGTCCTCGGGATGCAGCCGACGCGCCCAGATGCCGAGTTCTTTCCATTC
Protein-coding regions in this window:
- a CDS encoding CvpA family protein, whose product is MTLYLALDVLLLVLLALFVPVGFWRGAARELVVTLGILLGFALGEFWAQPWGLDLAERTGLGEGAASFLAAVLALVACTFLIGYGVSSVILTPQPGMLGRLLGAVIALANGMLVLGFALRAIRLYLLGGAPSGLFEQAIVARLLSESMPWVLLAGALLGLPLIVLAAVLGARAVEEEVEPVRREQDFALQHTPTRPLPPRLPFVRHQSEVAYKTEPARPAEEPTRPLRAAPAAPESGGSRRDDIAEQETAVLARPAAETAPRPVDNRCPYCHADISDAKVFCPRCGRVL
- a CDS encoding GNAT family N-acetyltransferase, which gives rise to MAGQTVRLVTIERIAGQELWVQPASFRDLPQLAQLQRACFELRQAYSLWALVVLWLWPGVRVLVARIADEIVGCVVGDQRGRHARVLNLCVAPAWRRRGIGALLLAALEQELAADLYTLMVEDKNGPAQALYRRFGYVPIAEVRHYYGRNRHGVLMQKRRGERPHWQ